Proteins from a genomic interval of Acipenser ruthenus chromosome 46, fAciRut3.2 maternal haplotype, whole genome shotgun sequence:
- the LOC117962926 gene encoding phospholipase DDHD2-like isoform X1, giving the protein MMDMEPDAQVTDNTPADHVGSIRPKHATFLEEKTKQAERDSDSTKQKSAGGSCPVSEPGTESKAANCAPERGIAPDIQSRSPKSHYAMSRDPQPHDELAKLAGAEPAEALNIQTRDNANPPRSHQSKLNNHTDSSANAQCQPQTAPEQLTKMSARDQAEASPSSTSSFEIIDMDTVPSLYEPVQPHWFYCKRADSKDTWLPFSREDSQKLEEAYNSGEDPKSIIVATEGERYDVRLAERMQYPVYWEQAATEVRRCSWFYKGDKDSKFLPYPEDFSEQLEEVYMIAVTLDEWKKKLEFPTGETVILHNPKLIMQYQSIGLQDDWASSPPEQTRPRTVKRGIESIAVEIPEGEPEQVDHLVFMVHGIGPACDLRFRSIIQCVNDFRSASLSLLQTHFRKEHEEERIGRVEFLPVNWHSALHGDATGVDSDIQRITLPSISRLRHFTNDTLLDLFFYNSPTYAQTIVDTVSSEVNRLHSLFLQRNPQFRGAVSVAGHSLGSLILFDLLTNQKSTQDSSNPQEVKVRSASLREEAQSLDEALQKMGLSEYISVFRKEQLDMESLALCSENDLKEIGVPLGPRKKILSFMKKRALQQESSVKAQLQTDSLQGPRVECGSLESGVLSTGGNPPILRPLSSSSISPVDYEYFDVGIGQLNLGTGTGQVSINYPQLAFEPETFFAFGSPIGMFLTVRGLKRIDPNYRFPTCKSFYNIYHPFDPVAYRIEPMIVSDMEIEPMLIPHHKGRKRMHLELKESLTRMSTDLKNNVMGSLRTAWQSFTRIPIPALPPQVEGQTAAEIQPLDKEAERVKVKKSQFWKNVLDWPKVMLFKFTQGDRTEEPYSPSKQDEEEHIKIGMLNGGRRIDYVLQEKPIESFNEYLFALQSHLCYWESEDTALLVLKEIYQALGISLQNPQQY; this is encoded by the exons ATGATGGACATGGAGCCAGACGCACAGGTTACCGATAACACCCCGGCAGATCATGTAGGTAGTATTCGTCCTAAACATGCAACATTCCTTGAAGAAAAAACGAAGCAGGCAGAAAGAGACAGCGActccacaaaacaaaaatcagcAG GAGGGTCATGTCCTGTTTCAGAGCCTGGCACAGAGAGCAAAGCTGCCAACTGTGCTCCAGAGCGAGGTATAGCTCCAGACATACAGTCACGAAGCCCCAAATCGCATTACGCTATGTCCCGGGATCCTCAGCCCCATGATGAGCTCGCCAAGCTTGCAGGAGCAGAGCCAGCTGAAGCGCTCAATATCCAGACTCGAGACAACGCTAATCCACCCAGATCTCACCAGAGCAAACTGAATAATCACACTGACTCTTCAGCTAACGCACAATGCCAACCGCAGACAGCACCTGAGCAG tTGACAAAGATGTCTGCAAGGGACCAGGCTGAAGCCTCTCCGTCTTCCACCAGCTCTTTTGAAATCATTGACATGGACACCGTGCCGTCTCTATATGAACCTGTCCAGCCCCACTGGTTCTATTGCAAGCGGGCAGACTCCAAAGACACCTGGCTGCCGTTCAGCAGGGAAGATTCTCAGAAGCTCGAGGAAGCTTATAACTCCG GTGAAGACCCGAAGAGTATAATCGTTGCCACAGAGGGGGAGCGGTATGATGTGCGACTGGCAGAGAGGATGCAATACCCGGTCTACTGGGAACAGGCAGCTACAGAGGTCCGGAGGTGCAGCTGGTTCTATAAAGGAGACAAAGATAGCAAATTCCTCCCCTACCCTGAGGACTTCAGTGAGCAGTTAGAG GAGGTGTACATGATCGCAGTGACACTGGATGAGTGGAAGAAGAAGCTGGAGTTTCCTACAGGAGAGACAGTTATTTTGCACAACCCAAAG CTAATAATGCAGTACCAGTCGATTGGGCTGCAGGATGATTGGGCGTCTTCTCCCCCAGAGCAGACTCGTCCGAGGACCGTGAAGCGGGGGATTGAGAGCATCGCAGTCGAAATCCCTGAAG gagAACCTGAACAAGTGGACCACTTAGTCTTCATGGTTCATGGAATCGGGCCAGCCTGTGATCTTCGTTTTAGAAGCATCATTCAGTGTG TGAATGACTTCCGGAGTGCCTCTCTCAGCCTGCTGCAAACACACTTCAGGAAAGAGCACGAGGAGGAGCGGATCGGCCGGGTGGAGTTCCTTCCTGTCAACTGGCACAGTGCCCTTCACGGGGATGCCACAGGAGTCGATAG TGACATTCAGAGGATAACGCTGCCTAGCATCAGCAGACTACGGCACTTCACCAATGACACACTGCTGGACCTGTTCTTCTATAACAGCCCCACCTACGCCCAGACCATCGTGGACACTGTCTCCTCTGAGGTGAACCGCCTCCACAGCCTCTTCCTGCAGAGGAACCCGCAATTCAGAGGGGCCGTGTCTGTGGCAGGGCACAGCCTAG GTTCTCTGATCCTCTTTGACCTTCTAACTAACCAAAAGAGTACTCAAGACAGTAGTAACCCTCAAGAG GTGAAAGTAAGAAGTGCCTCTCTCAGAGAAGAAGCTCAAAGCCTTGATGAAGCCCTTCAGAAGATGGGGCTGTCAGAGTATATCAGTGTATTCAGAAAAGAGCAGCTGGACATGGAGTCCCTG GCCTTGTGTTCAGAGAACGATTTAAAGGAAATTGGAGTTCCTCTGGGACCCAGAAAGAAAATCCTCAGCTTTATGAAGAAAAGAGCTCTTCAGCAG GAGAGCAGTGTAAAAGcccagctgcagacagacagtctCCAGGGGCCCAGAGTAGAGTGTGGCTCCCTGGAGTCGGGGGTGCTCAGCACAGGGGGGAACCCCCCCATCCTGAGACCCCTctccagcagcagcatcagcCCAGTGGACTACGAGTACTTTGATGTGGGAATTGGACAG CTGAACTTGGGAACTGGCACAGGGCAG GTTTCCATCAATTACCCCCAGCTGGCCTTTGAGCCGGAGACCTTCTTTGCCTTTGGCTCGCCCATCGGCATGTTCCTCACAGTGCGGGGGCTCAAGAGAATCGACCCCAACTACAGGTTCCCTACCTGCAAGAGCTTCTACAACATTTACCATCCT TTTGACCCAGTGGCCTACAGGATTGAGCCGATGATTGTCTCTGACATGGAGATCGAACCCATGCTGATACCGCATCACAAAGGCAGGAAAAGAATGCACCTTG AGTTGAAGGAAAGCCTGACTCGTATGAGCACAGATTTGAAGAACAACGTGATGGGCTCTTTGCGTACAGCCTGGCAGTCCTTCACCCGGATCCCCATCCCTGCACTGCCCCCGCAGGTGGAGGGACAAACTGCAGCCGAGATCCAACCCCTGGACAAAGAAG CAGAAAGGGTTAAAGTGAAAAAGTCTCAGTTTTGGAAAAATGTTCTGGACTGGCCAAAAGTAATGCTTTTTAAATTCACCCAAG GCGATAGAACAGAAGAGCCCTACAGCCCCTCGAAGCAGGACGAAGAAGAGCATATAAAGATCGGGATGCTGAACGGAGGCCGGCGCATTGACTATGTCCTGCAAGAGAAACCCATCGAGAGTTTCAATGAGTATCTTTTTGCACTCCAGAGTCACCTCTGCTACTG GGAATCTGAAGATACAGCTTTGCTAGTCCTCAAGGAGATCTACCAGGCCCTGGGAATCAGCTTGCAGAACCCTCAGCAATATTAA
- the LOC117962926 gene encoding phospholipase DDHD2-like isoform X3 has product MMDMEPDAQVTDNTPADHVGSIRPKHATFLEEKTKQAERDSDSTKQKSAGGSCPVSEPGTESKAANCAPERGIAPDIQSRSPKSHYAMSRDPQPHDELAKLAGAEPAEALNIQTRDNANPPRSHQSKLNNHTDSSANAQCQPQTAPEQLTKMSARDQAEASPSSTSSFEIIDMDTVPSLYEPVQPHWFYCKRADSKDTWLPFSREDSQKLEEAYNSGEDPKSIIVATEGERYDVRLAERMQYPVYWEQAATEVRRCSWFYKGDKDSKFLPYPEDFSEQLEEVYMIAVTLDEWKKKLEFPTGETVILHNPKLIMQYQSIGLQDDWASSPPEQTRPRTVKRGIESIAVEIPEGEPEQVDHLVFMVHGIGPACDLRFRSIIQCVNDFRSASLSLLQTHFRKEHEEERIGRVEFLPVNWHSALHGDATGVDSDIQRITLPSISRLRHFTNDTLLDLFFYNSPTYAQTIVDTVSSEVNRLHSLFLQRNPQFRGAVSVAGHSLGSLILFDLLTNQKSTQDSSNPQEVKVRSASLREEAQSLDEALQKMGLSEYISVFRKEQLDMESLALCSENDLKEIGVPLGPRKKILSFMKKRALQQESSVKAQLQTDSLQGPRVECGSLESGVLSTGGNPPILRPLSSSSISPVDYEYFDVGIGQLNLGTGTGQVSINYPQLAFEPETFFAFGSPIGMFLTVRGLKRIDPNYRFPTCKSFYNIYHPFDPVAYRIEPMIVSDMEIEPMLIPHHKGRKRMHLELKESLTRMSTDLKNNVMGSLRTAWQSFTRIPIPALPPQVEGQTAAEIQPLDKEGDRTEEPYSPSKQDEEEHIKIGMLNGGRRIDYVLQEKPIESFNEYLFALQSHLCYWESEDTALLVLKEIYQALGISLQNPQQY; this is encoded by the exons ATGATGGACATGGAGCCAGACGCACAGGTTACCGATAACACCCCGGCAGATCATGTAGGTAGTATTCGTCCTAAACATGCAACATTCCTTGAAGAAAAAACGAAGCAGGCAGAAAGAGACAGCGActccacaaaacaaaaatcagcAG GAGGGTCATGTCCTGTTTCAGAGCCTGGCACAGAGAGCAAAGCTGCCAACTGTGCTCCAGAGCGAGGTATAGCTCCAGACATACAGTCACGAAGCCCCAAATCGCATTACGCTATGTCCCGGGATCCTCAGCCCCATGATGAGCTCGCCAAGCTTGCAGGAGCAGAGCCAGCTGAAGCGCTCAATATCCAGACTCGAGACAACGCTAATCCACCCAGATCTCACCAGAGCAAACTGAATAATCACACTGACTCTTCAGCTAACGCACAATGCCAACCGCAGACAGCACCTGAGCAG tTGACAAAGATGTCTGCAAGGGACCAGGCTGAAGCCTCTCCGTCTTCCACCAGCTCTTTTGAAATCATTGACATGGACACCGTGCCGTCTCTATATGAACCTGTCCAGCCCCACTGGTTCTATTGCAAGCGGGCAGACTCCAAAGACACCTGGCTGCCGTTCAGCAGGGAAGATTCTCAGAAGCTCGAGGAAGCTTATAACTCCG GTGAAGACCCGAAGAGTATAATCGTTGCCACAGAGGGGGAGCGGTATGATGTGCGACTGGCAGAGAGGATGCAATACCCGGTCTACTGGGAACAGGCAGCTACAGAGGTCCGGAGGTGCAGCTGGTTCTATAAAGGAGACAAAGATAGCAAATTCCTCCCCTACCCTGAGGACTTCAGTGAGCAGTTAGAG GAGGTGTACATGATCGCAGTGACACTGGATGAGTGGAAGAAGAAGCTGGAGTTTCCTACAGGAGAGACAGTTATTTTGCACAACCCAAAG CTAATAATGCAGTACCAGTCGATTGGGCTGCAGGATGATTGGGCGTCTTCTCCCCCAGAGCAGACTCGTCCGAGGACCGTGAAGCGGGGGATTGAGAGCATCGCAGTCGAAATCCCTGAAG gagAACCTGAACAAGTGGACCACTTAGTCTTCATGGTTCATGGAATCGGGCCAGCCTGTGATCTTCGTTTTAGAAGCATCATTCAGTGTG TGAATGACTTCCGGAGTGCCTCTCTCAGCCTGCTGCAAACACACTTCAGGAAAGAGCACGAGGAGGAGCGGATCGGCCGGGTGGAGTTCCTTCCTGTCAACTGGCACAGTGCCCTTCACGGGGATGCCACAGGAGTCGATAG TGACATTCAGAGGATAACGCTGCCTAGCATCAGCAGACTACGGCACTTCACCAATGACACACTGCTGGACCTGTTCTTCTATAACAGCCCCACCTACGCCCAGACCATCGTGGACACTGTCTCCTCTGAGGTGAACCGCCTCCACAGCCTCTTCCTGCAGAGGAACCCGCAATTCAGAGGGGCCGTGTCTGTGGCAGGGCACAGCCTAG GTTCTCTGATCCTCTTTGACCTTCTAACTAACCAAAAGAGTACTCAAGACAGTAGTAACCCTCAAGAG GTGAAAGTAAGAAGTGCCTCTCTCAGAGAAGAAGCTCAAAGCCTTGATGAAGCCCTTCAGAAGATGGGGCTGTCAGAGTATATCAGTGTATTCAGAAAAGAGCAGCTGGACATGGAGTCCCTG GCCTTGTGTTCAGAGAACGATTTAAAGGAAATTGGAGTTCCTCTGGGACCCAGAAAGAAAATCCTCAGCTTTATGAAGAAAAGAGCTCTTCAGCAG GAGAGCAGTGTAAAAGcccagctgcagacagacagtctCCAGGGGCCCAGAGTAGAGTGTGGCTCCCTGGAGTCGGGGGTGCTCAGCACAGGGGGGAACCCCCCCATCCTGAGACCCCTctccagcagcagcatcagcCCAGTGGACTACGAGTACTTTGATGTGGGAATTGGACAG CTGAACTTGGGAACTGGCACAGGGCAG GTTTCCATCAATTACCCCCAGCTGGCCTTTGAGCCGGAGACCTTCTTTGCCTTTGGCTCGCCCATCGGCATGTTCCTCACAGTGCGGGGGCTCAAGAGAATCGACCCCAACTACAGGTTCCCTACCTGCAAGAGCTTCTACAACATTTACCATCCT TTTGACCCAGTGGCCTACAGGATTGAGCCGATGATTGTCTCTGACATGGAGATCGAACCCATGCTGATACCGCATCACAAAGGCAGGAAAAGAATGCACCTTG AGTTGAAGGAAAGCCTGACTCGTATGAGCACAGATTTGAAGAACAACGTGATGGGCTCTTTGCGTACAGCCTGGCAGTCCTTCACCCGGATCCCCATCCCTGCACTGCCCCCGCAGGTGGAGGGACAAACTGCAGCCGAGATCCAACCCCTGGACAAAGAAG GCGATAGAACAGAAGAGCCCTACAGCCCCTCGAAGCAGGACGAAGAAGAGCATATAAAGATCGGGATGCTGAACGGAGGCCGGCGCATTGACTATGTCCTGCAAGAGAAACCCATCGAGAGTTTCAATGAGTATCTTTTTGCACTCCAGAGTCACCTCTGCTACTG GGAATCTGAAGATACAGCTTTGCTAGTCCTCAAGGAGATCTACCAGGCCCTGGGAATCAGCTTGCAGAACCCTCAGCAATATTAA
- the LOC117962926 gene encoding phospholipase DDHD2-like isoform X2, translating to MMDMEPDAQVTDNTPADHVGSIRPKHATFLEEKTKQAERDSDSTKQKSAGGSCPVSEPGTESKAANCAPERGIAPDIQSRSPKSHYAMSRDPQPHDELAKLAGAEPAEALNIQTRDNANPPRSHQSKLNNHTDSSANAQCQPQTAPEQLTKMSARDQAEASPSSTSSFEIIDMDTVPSLYEPVQPHWFYCKRADSKDTWLPFSREDSQKLEEAYNSGEDPKSIIVATEGERYDVRLAERMQYPVYWEQAATEVRRCSWFYKGDKDSKFLPYPEDFSEQLEEVYMIAVTLDEWKKKLEFPTGETVILHNPKLIMQYQSIGLQDDWASSPPEQTRPRTVKRGIESIAVEIPEGEPEQVDHLVFMVHGIGPACDLRFRSIIQCVNDFRSASLSLLQTHFRKEHEEERIGRVEFLPVNWHSALHGDATGVDSDIQRITLPSISRLRHFTNDTLLDLFFYNSPTYAQTIVDTVSSEVNRLHSLFLQRNPQFRGAVSVAGHSLGSLILFDLLTNQKSTQDSSNPQEVKVRSASLREEAQSLDEALQKMGLSEYISVFRKEQLDMESLALCSENDLKEIGVPLGPRKKILSFMKKRALQQESSVKAQLQTDSLQGPRVECGSLESGVLSTGGNPPILRPLSSSSISPVDYEYFDVGIGQVSINYPQLAFEPETFFAFGSPIGMFLTVRGLKRIDPNYRFPTCKSFYNIYHPFDPVAYRIEPMIVSDMEIEPMLIPHHKGRKRMHLELKESLTRMSTDLKNNVMGSLRTAWQSFTRIPIPALPPQVEGQTAAEIQPLDKEAERVKVKKSQFWKNVLDWPKVMLFKFTQGDRTEEPYSPSKQDEEEHIKIGMLNGGRRIDYVLQEKPIESFNEYLFALQSHLCYWESEDTALLVLKEIYQALGISLQNPQQY from the exons ATGATGGACATGGAGCCAGACGCACAGGTTACCGATAACACCCCGGCAGATCATGTAGGTAGTATTCGTCCTAAACATGCAACATTCCTTGAAGAAAAAACGAAGCAGGCAGAAAGAGACAGCGActccacaaaacaaaaatcagcAG GAGGGTCATGTCCTGTTTCAGAGCCTGGCACAGAGAGCAAAGCTGCCAACTGTGCTCCAGAGCGAGGTATAGCTCCAGACATACAGTCACGAAGCCCCAAATCGCATTACGCTATGTCCCGGGATCCTCAGCCCCATGATGAGCTCGCCAAGCTTGCAGGAGCAGAGCCAGCTGAAGCGCTCAATATCCAGACTCGAGACAACGCTAATCCACCCAGATCTCACCAGAGCAAACTGAATAATCACACTGACTCTTCAGCTAACGCACAATGCCAACCGCAGACAGCACCTGAGCAG tTGACAAAGATGTCTGCAAGGGACCAGGCTGAAGCCTCTCCGTCTTCCACCAGCTCTTTTGAAATCATTGACATGGACACCGTGCCGTCTCTATATGAACCTGTCCAGCCCCACTGGTTCTATTGCAAGCGGGCAGACTCCAAAGACACCTGGCTGCCGTTCAGCAGGGAAGATTCTCAGAAGCTCGAGGAAGCTTATAACTCCG GTGAAGACCCGAAGAGTATAATCGTTGCCACAGAGGGGGAGCGGTATGATGTGCGACTGGCAGAGAGGATGCAATACCCGGTCTACTGGGAACAGGCAGCTACAGAGGTCCGGAGGTGCAGCTGGTTCTATAAAGGAGACAAAGATAGCAAATTCCTCCCCTACCCTGAGGACTTCAGTGAGCAGTTAGAG GAGGTGTACATGATCGCAGTGACACTGGATGAGTGGAAGAAGAAGCTGGAGTTTCCTACAGGAGAGACAGTTATTTTGCACAACCCAAAG CTAATAATGCAGTACCAGTCGATTGGGCTGCAGGATGATTGGGCGTCTTCTCCCCCAGAGCAGACTCGTCCGAGGACCGTGAAGCGGGGGATTGAGAGCATCGCAGTCGAAATCCCTGAAG gagAACCTGAACAAGTGGACCACTTAGTCTTCATGGTTCATGGAATCGGGCCAGCCTGTGATCTTCGTTTTAGAAGCATCATTCAGTGTG TGAATGACTTCCGGAGTGCCTCTCTCAGCCTGCTGCAAACACACTTCAGGAAAGAGCACGAGGAGGAGCGGATCGGCCGGGTGGAGTTCCTTCCTGTCAACTGGCACAGTGCCCTTCACGGGGATGCCACAGGAGTCGATAG TGACATTCAGAGGATAACGCTGCCTAGCATCAGCAGACTACGGCACTTCACCAATGACACACTGCTGGACCTGTTCTTCTATAACAGCCCCACCTACGCCCAGACCATCGTGGACACTGTCTCCTCTGAGGTGAACCGCCTCCACAGCCTCTTCCTGCAGAGGAACCCGCAATTCAGAGGGGCCGTGTCTGTGGCAGGGCACAGCCTAG GTTCTCTGATCCTCTTTGACCTTCTAACTAACCAAAAGAGTACTCAAGACAGTAGTAACCCTCAAGAG GTGAAAGTAAGAAGTGCCTCTCTCAGAGAAGAAGCTCAAAGCCTTGATGAAGCCCTTCAGAAGATGGGGCTGTCAGAGTATATCAGTGTATTCAGAAAAGAGCAGCTGGACATGGAGTCCCTG GCCTTGTGTTCAGAGAACGATTTAAAGGAAATTGGAGTTCCTCTGGGACCCAGAAAGAAAATCCTCAGCTTTATGAAGAAAAGAGCTCTTCAGCAG GAGAGCAGTGTAAAAGcccagctgcagacagacagtctCCAGGGGCCCAGAGTAGAGTGTGGCTCCCTGGAGTCGGGGGTGCTCAGCACAGGGGGGAACCCCCCCATCCTGAGACCCCTctccagcagcagcatcagcCCAGTGGACTACGAGTACTTTGATGTGGGAATTGGACAG GTTTCCATCAATTACCCCCAGCTGGCCTTTGAGCCGGAGACCTTCTTTGCCTTTGGCTCGCCCATCGGCATGTTCCTCACAGTGCGGGGGCTCAAGAGAATCGACCCCAACTACAGGTTCCCTACCTGCAAGAGCTTCTACAACATTTACCATCCT TTTGACCCAGTGGCCTACAGGATTGAGCCGATGATTGTCTCTGACATGGAGATCGAACCCATGCTGATACCGCATCACAAAGGCAGGAAAAGAATGCACCTTG AGTTGAAGGAAAGCCTGACTCGTATGAGCACAGATTTGAAGAACAACGTGATGGGCTCTTTGCGTACAGCCTGGCAGTCCTTCACCCGGATCCCCATCCCTGCACTGCCCCCGCAGGTGGAGGGACAAACTGCAGCCGAGATCCAACCCCTGGACAAAGAAG CAGAAAGGGTTAAAGTGAAAAAGTCTCAGTTTTGGAAAAATGTTCTGGACTGGCCAAAAGTAATGCTTTTTAAATTCACCCAAG GCGATAGAACAGAAGAGCCCTACAGCCCCTCGAAGCAGGACGAAGAAGAGCATATAAAGATCGGGATGCTGAACGGAGGCCGGCGCATTGACTATGTCCTGCAAGAGAAACCCATCGAGAGTTTCAATGAGTATCTTTTTGCACTCCAGAGTCACCTCTGCTACTG GGAATCTGAAGATACAGCTTTGCTAGTCCTCAAGGAGATCTACCAGGCCCTGGGAATCAGCTTGCAGAACCCTCAGCAATATTAA